In Acidobacteriota bacterium, one DNA window encodes the following:
- a CDS encoding 50S ribosomal protein L9 codes for MKLVLTDDVKGLGHRGDVVTVAAGYGRNFLLPKTLAYPATPGNIKRLEQEKKRYDVRVAKEKEQAEAVAKGVEGTKIVLHKKAGEGDHLYGSVTASDIADGLAAKGVTIDKRRVELEEPIKRLGTHTVHVKIHKDVTVAVIVEVLPLSQ; via the coding sequence ATGAAACTCGTACTGACCGACGACGTTAAGGGTCTTGGGCACCGGGGCGACGTCGTGACCGTCGCCGCCGGATACGGCCGCAACTTCCTGCTCCCGAAGACGCTCGCCTACCCGGCCACGCCCGGAAACATCAAGCGCCTCGAGCAGGAGAAGAAGCGCTACGACGTCCGTGTCGCGAAGGAAAAGGAACAGGCCGAGGCCGTCGCCAAGGGCGTCGAGGGGACGAAGATCGTCCTCCACAAGAAGGCGGGCGAGGGCGACCACCTCTACGGCTCGGTCACCGCATCGGACATCGCCGACGGGCTCGCCGCCAAGGGCGTCACGATCGACAAGCGGCGCGTCGAGCTCGAGGAGCCCATCAAGCGCCTCGGCACGCACACCGTGCACGTCAAGATCCACAAGGACGTGACGGTCGCCGTCATCGTCGAGGTCCTTCCGCTCTCCCAGTAG